A window from Moritella yayanosii encodes these proteins:
- a CDS encoding TadE/TadG family type IV pilus assembly protein codes for MLRKTIKIGGSKNRNEQGFAAIELTMILPFLLLIIFATAEFGRLLYQYNALNKTVRNASRYLAGNAKLGTGVYEIRPGVATKVTAYIKYGGPSSVTPLLPNLTSSTIDLSLSGEFVTISVSYPWQPLFSDMFTTFGLGNDIDMSFPLVSTYTMRAF; via the coding sequence ATGTTGCGAAAAACAATCAAAATAGGCGGTTCAAAAAATCGTAACGAACAAGGTTTTGCCGCGATTGAACTTACGATGATCCTACCTTTTCTTTTACTCATAATTTTTGCGACTGCCGAATTCGGTCGGTTACTGTATCAATATAATGCCCTTAATAAAACAGTACGAAATGCATCCCGCTATTTAGCAGGTAACGCCAAACTCGGCACCGGTGTATATGAAATAAGACCGGGCGTAGCAACTAAAGTTACAGCATATATAAAGTATGGCGGTCCAAGCTCAGTAACGCCCCTACTACCAAACTTAACGTCGAGTACCATAGACTTAAGTTTATCTGGTGAATTTGTCACTATTAGTGTTTCTTATCCTTGGCAACCTTTATTTTCTGACATGTTCACTACCTTTGGCTTAGGTAATGATATTGATATGAGTTTCCCACTAGTATCAACCTATACAATGAGGGCGTTCTAA
- a CDS encoding P-loop NTPase family protein: protein MMDQSINGQQENHPELSTYDNTPLPRIILEQEQTNLTYEHLAKRPSTIAETGLSAQLLTELLIKHIHVMHVATIRELSDALALSGGIIQILVDLAKEAALIENRQSSANGQMRYALSHIGVNEAEKALKTSGYSSVAPVPLTQYVDIVLKQTSRNTQITKQRMEARFSELMFSEALISAIGPALNSNKPILIYGMPGVGKSYLCRNLNLLFSDDVLIPSAIEISGSIIQVYDPQIHIISTKEDETPADTLISLDQGHDPRWRLCQRPLIVTGGELTEDMLEVNYDSTSRTYKAPIQLKANNGILLLDDLGRQKMSPLALFNRWIIPLEERRDFLFLPNGVHFEIPFELILLFSTNLNPAELVDEAFLRRLGYKIEFQPLEVDNYKKLWFRVCEDFNLTCSDETFNYLLKTYHSRTNKPFLPCYPRDLLSIISDQVKFNELQNQVENNLIDIAWKHYFVSPS, encoded by the coding sequence ATGATGGATCAATCAATTAATGGACAGCAAGAAAATCACCCAGAACTATCCACTTATGACAATACTCCCTTACCTAGAATAATATTAGAACAAGAACAGACTAATCTTACTTATGAGCATCTTGCTAAACGCCCATCAACCATCGCGGAAACTGGCTTATCCGCTCAGTTACTAACAGAATTATTAATTAAGCACATTCATGTTATGCACGTAGCAACGATACGGGAGCTGTCAGATGCGCTTGCCTTATCTGGAGGCATAATACAAATCCTTGTCGACTTAGCTAAAGAAGCTGCTTTAATAGAAAACAGACAAAGTTCCGCAAATGGTCAAATGCGTTACGCCTTATCGCACATTGGTGTTAATGAAGCAGAGAAAGCGTTAAAAACGAGTGGCTATAGCAGTGTTGCTCCGGTTCCATTAACCCAATACGTTGATATTGTACTGAAGCAAACCAGTCGAAATACGCAAATTACTAAACAACGTATGGAAGCTAGATTTTCTGAGTTAATGTTTTCCGAAGCGTTAATCTCAGCCATTGGTCCGGCATTAAACTCCAACAAACCCATATTAATTTATGGCATGCCCGGTGTTGGTAAAAGTTACCTCTGTCGTAACTTGAATTTATTATTCAGCGATGATGTGTTAATCCCTTCTGCAATCGAAATAAGCGGTAGTATAATTCAAGTTTATGACCCTCAAATTCACATTATCAGTACAAAAGAAGATGAAACACCTGCTGACACATTGATTAGTCTTGATCAAGGCCATGACCCACGCTGGCGTTTATGTCAGCGCCCGTTAATCGTAACCGGCGGTGAACTTACCGAAGACATGTTAGAGGTCAATTATGATTCAACAAGCCGTACTTATAAAGCACCCATACAGCTAAAAGCAAACAACGGTATCTTATTATTAGATGATCTAGGTCGTCAAAAAATGAGTCCGCTCGCATTATTTAATCGCTGGATCATTCCACTCGAAGAACGACGTGATTTTTTATTCTTGCCCAACGGTGTGCACTTTGAAATACCCTTCGAACTTATTTTATTATTCTCAACGAACTTGAATCCGGCAGAACTTGTTGATGAAGCGTTCTTACGCCGTTTAGGCTACAAAATTGAATTTCAGCCATTAGAAGTAGATAACTATAAAAAGCTTTGGTTTAGAGTTTGTGAAGATTTTAACTTAACATGTTCCGATGAAACGTTTAATTATCTTCTAAAAACATATCATAGTCGCACTAACAAACCTTTTCTGCCCTGCTATCCACGTGATCTACTCAGTATCATCAGTGATCAAGTTAAATTTAATGAACTCCAAAACCAAGTAGAGAACAACTTAATAGATATCGCATGGAAGCACTACTTTGTTAGTCCGAGCTAA
- a CDS encoding type II secretion system F family protein — MSSQVMFLLLVFAAVVLLFQGFFISVYSPQRANSKHIRKHLASLADDDDAQAEILINKKVESLPPFLQQIESLPLVYNYTYKMELSGSKMLGHQYLILTLVLSLIIAITAWFISLDMVFTVFCVIITFTIMHLILNRNINKRMERIEQQFPEALDILKRGLQAGYAFSDSIKLVYEELEGELSDEFKLMFNRINYGNDVHTALLSFVKRVPSTSAMAFCSSVSIHKETGGNLAENIDNLSRIIRQRFTFKRRVKTLSAEGRLSGWVLVLTPFVLFAVLYLSSPDYISILINTPEGLNLLKWGGIGMLLGIWWISKLIKIEV; from the coding sequence ATGAGTTCTCAAGTCATGTTTTTACTCTTGGTATTTGCAGCTGTAGTATTGTTATTTCAAGGTTTTTTCATCTCAGTATATAGCCCACAGCGAGCTAACTCTAAACATATACGTAAGCATCTAGCATCTTTAGCGGATGATGATGATGCACAAGCGGAGATTTTAATCAATAAAAAAGTGGAATCTCTGCCCCCTTTCTTGCAGCAGATAGAATCATTACCACTAGTTTACAATTACACCTACAAGATGGAACTTTCTGGTTCCAAAATGTTAGGTCATCAATATCTAATACTGACTCTTGTCTTGTCGCTTATCATAGCCATAACAGCATGGTTTATCAGTCTGGATATGGTTTTTACAGTATTTTGTGTCATTATTACTTTTACCATTATGCACTTAATATTAAACCGCAATATAAACAAACGCATGGAAAGGATTGAGCAACAGTTCCCCGAAGCATTAGACATACTTAAACGCGGATTGCAAGCAGGTTATGCTTTTAGTGATTCCATTAAACTTGTTTATGAAGAACTTGAAGGTGAACTGTCTGATGAATTTAAGCTTATGTTTAATCGCATTAATTACGGTAATGATGTGCATACTGCCTTGTTAAGCTTTGTTAAACGTGTACCAAGTACCTCTGCGATGGCCTTTTGCAGTTCAGTCTCTATCCATAAAGAGACCGGGGGTAACCTAGCTGAAAACATAGACAACTTATCAAGAATAATTCGACAAAGGTTTACCTTCAAACGCCGTGTAAAGACATTATCAGCCGAAGGACGACTGTCAGGTTGGGTACTTGTGTTAACACCATTCGTTTTATTTGCAGTGCTTTATCTTTCATCCCCAGATTACATCAGTATTCTAATTAATACTCCAGAGGGTTTAAACCTTCTTAAATGGGGCGGCATAGGCATGTTGCTTGGTATATGGTGGATAAGTAAATTAATTAAGATTGAGGTATAA
- a CDS encoding pilus assembly protein TadG-related protein — MGLNSNSTLRSKQNGNILIVFTIALFALIGMASLALDGGHLLLNKGKLQNLVDAAALHAATELDEGATHEQARAAVVTLIELNITHNDHHELASAIDFSSVNNGLDQMTAQLNVEFSQLPDPFIQDNNESAKYVKVSLYQLELNNFLADVFSFNKQVSATALSGPSSDISNCYQDLVPMVVCADTANAGIDGANEYGLKEYSLNLMKIGSNSNAPIGPGNFQLLRLGSNTGAADIRAAMAGDTDLGTVCFTSGISNQSVPTEPGNTVGPVAQGLNTRMGEWHGPVNSTDHLRDTNICEGATIELDENGNALEAGAAAKSYTFNDYDSDVAQYLSDANTSCDATNPISGGNIIAEMSDGSQVASSDRRILQVVIADCSGTTNGANDLDFLDVGCFFMTQKVGSSGPTSYVVGEFINSGGNCTDSGTPSITPVDNDGPYKIVLFHVPGSSDS; from the coding sequence ATGGGTCTCAACTCAAACAGCACCTTAAGAAGTAAACAAAACGGTAACATTCTCATTGTGTTCACAATAGCTTTGTTTGCTCTTATAGGCATGGCTTCACTAGCGCTAGACGGCGGCCATTTATTACTAAACAAAGGAAAGTTGCAAAACTTAGTCGATGCAGCGGCTTTGCATGCCGCCACAGAGCTAGATGAAGGCGCAACTCATGAGCAAGCCAGGGCTGCAGTCGTCACTTTGATCGAGTTAAACATAACGCATAACGATCACCATGAGTTAGCCAGTGCTATCGATTTTTCAAGTGTGAATAATGGTCTCGATCAGATGACGGCGCAGTTGAATGTAGAATTTTCGCAATTACCAGACCCGTTTATTCAAGATAATAATGAAAGCGCAAAGTACGTGAAAGTATCTTTATATCAGTTAGAGCTAAATAACTTTCTCGCTGATGTGTTCAGTTTTAATAAACAAGTTTCAGCGACAGCACTATCAGGTCCTAGTTCTGATATAAGTAATTGTTATCAAGACTTAGTCCCTATGGTCGTTTGTGCAGACACTGCAAACGCAGGTATAGATGGCGCTAATGAATATGGATTAAAAGAATACAGTTTAAATTTAATGAAAATTGGTTCAAATTCAAATGCTCCAATCGGTCCCGGAAATTTTCAATTACTTCGTCTTGGTTCCAATACCGGGGCAGCAGACATCCGAGCCGCAATGGCTGGTGATACGGATCTGGGCACTGTCTGCTTCACGTCAGGAATAAGCAATCAATCAGTACCAACAGAACCAGGTAATACAGTTGGACCTGTTGCACAAGGACTGAATACACGGATGGGAGAATGGCATGGACCTGTTAATTCGACAGATCACCTAAGAGATACCAATATATGCGAAGGCGCTACGATCGAGCTTGATGAGAATGGTAACGCGCTTGAAGCCGGTGCTGCGGCTAAATCATATACATTTAATGACTACGATAGCGATGTAGCCCAATATCTCAGTGACGCTAACACGTCATGCGATGCCACTAACCCGATATCGGGCGGTAATATCATAGCAGAAATGAGCGACGGGTCACAGGTTGCCAGCTCTGATCGTCGTATTTTACAGGTTGTTATCGCTGATTGTAGCGGTACAACTAATGGCGCGAACGATCTTGATTTCCTTGATGTGGGTTGTTTTTTTATGACCCAAAAAGTGGGTAGTTCAGGACCAACTTCCTATGTCGTGGGCGAGTTCATTAATAGTGGAGGAAACTGTACTGATAGTGGAACTCCATCTATCACTCCAGTGGACAATGATGGTCCATATAAAATTGTATTATTTCATGTACCAGGAAGCTCTGATTCTTAG
- a CDS encoding AAA family ATPase, protein MSNQNSNNIIGFSDSHSVPIDRDAQALPFPLNCLVVCPNSALRQNLSTYLASVTNLKVDYCTTLESNLNNHNLVIFVLDSDDHKTINDIKEIAKHNINFILVADNIRNELIRTAVQFKVKDIISVQDIKKELINSLLTSANELMQASKIAPLYTVINGKPGSGASFITSCLGEISANLSNQEIAIIDADLNYGSLADTFNFDANYYLTDALNELDKLDNTAIKSMMLKRDNLSLLASKPYTQLNTNPQILRGLDQLVWKIKLNHDLVLVDLSRGIEHFTIPLLNLSSKILIVIQQNILSLREAKVMIQQLTQNLGIDTHKLHVIVNRYSAKNSNISLTDIQKVLGIESLYVVSNNYQLANAGIDSGSPLLKVADHKVIQNEVSHIIGALFSIEIPVKTTLLTKIFRRL, encoded by the coding sequence ATGAGCAACCAAAATTCAAATAATATAATTGGATTTAGTGACAGTCACTCCGTGCCAATAGATCGAGATGCACAAGCATTGCCTTTTCCACTAAATTGTTTAGTCGTTTGCCCAAACTCGGCACTGCGCCAGAATTTGTCCACGTATTTAGCTTCAGTTACAAATTTAAAAGTAGATTATTGCACCACATTAGAGAGTAACTTAAACAATCATAATTTGGTTATCTTCGTACTAGATAGTGATGACCATAAGACTATAAATGACATTAAAGAAATAGCCAAACATAATATTAATTTCATCCTAGTTGCAGACAACATTAGGAATGAGCTTATTCGAACCGCTGTGCAATTCAAAGTGAAAGACATTATTTCTGTACAGGATATCAAAAAAGAATTGATCAACTCATTACTAACATCCGCTAATGAGTTAATGCAAGCCAGTAAAATAGCCCCACTATATACAGTCATCAACGGTAAACCAGGCTCAGGAGCCAGCTTTATCACCAGTTGCTTAGGTGAGATTAGCGCCAATTTATCGAACCAAGAGATTGCTATTATAGACGCAGATCTAAATTATGGTTCGCTTGCTGACACGTTTAATTTTGATGCTAATTATTATTTAACTGATGCGCTAAATGAATTAGATAAATTAGATAATACAGCCATTAAATCAATGATGCTAAAAAGGGATAACCTGAGCCTATTAGCCAGTAAACCGTACACTCAGCTCAACACCAACCCACAAATTTTGCGCGGTTTAGACCAACTAGTCTGGAAAATAAAATTGAATCACGATCTTGTATTGGTTGACTTATCACGTGGTATTGAACATTTCACCATACCATTATTGAATTTATCATCTAAAATTCTGATTGTGATACAGCAAAACATACTCAGTCTTCGCGAAGCAAAAGTAATGATTCAGCAATTAACTCAGAACCTAGGGATAGATACACATAAATTACATGTCATCGTTAATCGATATTCGGCTAAAAATAGTAATATATCACTCACCGACATACAAAAAGTTCTGGGCATCGAAAGCTTATATGTTGTTAGCAACAATTATCAACTGGCCAATGCAGGCATCGATTCAGGATCACCATTATTAAAAGTAGCTGATCATAAAGTAATACAGAATGAGGTATCACATATTATCGGGGCGTTATTCTCAATTGAGATTCCGGTGAAAACAACCTTATTAACTAAAATATTTCGGAGACTATAA
- a CDS encoding type II secretion system F family protein: MNQIIQLFETTFADPVMVKWAIYLIAGIAGITLAIALSSLVSGLYSPVKKQLNKLSKESTQPDDLAKEYESSLEHTIDKLNHIPFINKHYKGDSSTKKLLIHAGFHSQDALKIFNSIKLLLLLSSGVLVTLLINQISTYSTSTTVYIILFVLGTAYLLPGIILKKIANRRMADLKRYFPDALDLLIVCCESGLGLLESFQRVAKELKLAHPYLSYELNLVCSKVRYGLTLQQALKEFSDRTGLEDIRGLNSVIVQSLRLGTGVAATIRIYSDEYREKRLQAAEENAAKLGVKMIFPMMCCIWPSFFIVAIGPAILKVMSVWGDAF, translated from the coding sequence ATGAATCAAATTATACAGCTTTTTGAAACAACGTTTGCCGACCCAGTCATGGTTAAGTGGGCTATTTATCTTATCGCAGGTATTGCGGGAATAACCCTAGCAATAGCTCTTTCATCATTAGTATCGGGACTTTATTCTCCCGTTAAAAAACAATTAAATAAACTCTCTAAAGAATCGACACAACCCGACGACTTAGCTAAAGAATATGAGTCATCACTAGAACATACTATTGATAAATTAAACCATATCCCTTTTATCAACAAACATTACAAAGGTGACTCATCCACAAAAAAACTGCTGATTCACGCAGGTTTTCATTCTCAAGACGCATTAAAAATATTCAATTCTATTAAACTATTATTACTCTTGAGCAGTGGCGTGCTAGTCACGCTATTAATCAATCAAATTTCAACTTATTCGACATCCACGACTGTCTATATCATTTTATTTGTACTGGGTACCGCGTATCTTTTACCGGGTATCATATTAAAAAAAATCGCCAACCGTAGAATGGCTGATTTAAAGCGGTATTTCCCAGATGCGCTTGACTTACTTATCGTGTGCTGCGAATCAGGCCTAGGATTACTTGAGTCATTTCAACGTGTTGCAAAAGAATTAAAACTTGCACACCCTTATCTCTCTTATGAGCTTAACCTCGTCTGTAGTAAAGTGCGATATGGCCTAACATTACAACAAGCACTAAAAGAATTTAGCGACCGGACGGGTCTGGAAGATATTCGAGGTCTGAATTCTGTCATTGTTCAAAGTTTAAGACTGGGTACTGGTGTAGCAGCAACTATTCGCATATATTCTGATGAATACCGTGAGAAAAGATTGCAGGCGGCAGAAGAGAACGCCGCTAAATTAGGCGTAAAAATGATTTTCCCTATGATGTGTTGTATTTGGCCGTCTTTCTTTATTGTCGCAATCGGACCTGCAATACTAAAAGTGATGAGTGTTTGGGGAGATGCATTTTGA
- the cpaB gene encoding Flp pilus assembly protein CpaB — MNKKTVISVAISIMFGVGAILIAQSWLETNKVAAPENQVYIAFSTMVIPVGTVIESKHIKLKVLPESMSADNTVADPDEIYGMIAKDTIYIDDIIRLERLLIKGEGSTLASLISENMRAVSIRVDDVVGVAGFLLPGNRIDILNTVSGSGGSVNTEVILHNIKILAIDQRAAIDENKPQLVRAITVEVNLEQAEILMTARNKGRLQLALRNPSDTYAVDFVSNKKVTNDDIVEIAPPVFKPRPIKKHKVEIIRGTTQESVQLKI, encoded by the coding sequence ATGAATAAAAAAACTGTAATTTCTGTCGCAATCTCGATTATGTTTGGGGTTGGCGCTATTTTAATCGCACAAAGCTGGTTAGAAACCAATAAAGTTGCGGCACCAGAAAACCAAGTTTATATCGCCTTTTCCACTATGGTTATTCCCGTAGGTACGGTTATTGAATCAAAACATATTAAATTGAAAGTTTTGCCCGAGTCTATGTCAGCTGATAATACTGTCGCTGATCCAGATGAAATCTACGGCATGATAGCGAAAGATACTATTTATATAGATGACATCATCCGATTAGAAAGGCTGCTCATCAAAGGTGAAGGCAGTACACTAGCAAGCCTTATTTCCGAAAATATGCGCGCTGTATCGATCCGTGTGGATGATGTTGTCGGTGTGGCTGGTTTCTTATTACCAGGTAACCGAATCGATATTTTAAATACGGTATCCGGCAGTGGAGGTTCAGTAAATACAGAAGTAATTCTACATAACATTAAGATATTAGCTATTGATCAACGCGCTGCGATAGATGAAAACAAGCCTCAACTGGTAAGAGCTATCACCGTCGAAGTTAACCTAGAACAAGCTGAAATATTAATGACGGCCCGTAATAAAGGACGGTTACAGCTAGCACTACGCAATCCATCCGACACCTATGCCGTCGATTTTGTAAGCAATAAAAAAGTAACTAACGATGATATTGTTGAAATAGCGCCACCTGTATTTAAACCGCGTCCAATTAAAAAACATAAAGTCGAAATAATCCGTGGTACAACCCAAGAATCTGTCCAACTTAAAATTTAG
- a CDS encoding type II and III secretion system protein family protein: MNINPHFYKYESKQWSLVILILISNLILVSTAFAGGPTALDDDSIRIPIFKSKTLQMDKAIHRVSVGNPDIADILILRSRELYIVGKRLGTTNMMVWDKDDNLVHVQDLEVTHDLNSLRKRLYKYLPNEDIGVETSQGQLVVSGQVSSLVKMNTAVEIAQGYATAANVGKNSTVVNMMSVGGGQQVMLEVTIAEVSTDIGRHLDGNTVLGAFGSDGFAGIGTGTGNVPTNILGSIDTNIFARYLTGDMLFSVAFDVAKSKGLTKILAEPNLTALSGQSAEFLSGGEYPVPVSTDDGITIEYRDFGVGVSFVPTVLDSGKINLNLKVMVSELSSVNSVTISASETSTSTITPSLIKRSTATTVELGDGQTIVIGGLLSDTLRESVTKFPGLGDIPILGQLFTSQEYLSGQTELVIMVTPRLVRPFNKDGMILPTDGFVPVSDMEFYLLGKMTQQEKRSDTKNPNDTSVTPTNIVPNSGGTEQQYGHTLN, encoded by the coding sequence ATGAATATAAACCCCCATTTTTATAAATATGAGTCTAAGCAATGGTCATTAGTTATTTTGATTTTAATATCCAATTTAATTTTAGTTAGTACTGCGTTCGCTGGCGGACCAACTGCATTAGATGATGATAGTATTAGAATTCCTATTTTCAAATCTAAAACTTTACAAATGGATAAAGCAATCCATCGCGTATCCGTCGGGAATCCAGATATTGCTGATATCCTAATTTTACGCAGTCGCGAGCTGTATATAGTCGGTAAAAGATTAGGCACCACGAACATGATGGTATGGGATAAAGACGACAACCTAGTTCACGTACAAGATCTAGAGGTTACCCATGACTTAAATAGTCTTAGAAAACGTCTATACAAATACTTACCAAATGAAGACATTGGCGTAGAAACCTCACAAGGTCAACTGGTGGTCAGTGGACAGGTTTCATCATTGGTGAAAATGAATACTGCCGTAGAGATTGCCCAAGGTTATGCAACAGCAGCTAACGTGGGGAAAAACAGTACTGTCGTTAATATGATGTCTGTCGGCGGTGGTCAACAGGTCATGTTAGAAGTCACGATTGCGGAAGTGAGTACCGATATAGGTCGTCATTTGGACGGTAACACCGTTCTGGGTGCATTCGGTTCAGATGGATTTGCAGGTATAGGGACAGGGACTGGTAATGTGCCGACTAATATTTTAGGCTCGATAGACACTAATATTTTTGCTCGCTATCTCACTGGTGATATGTTGTTTAGCGTTGCTTTTGACGTAGCCAAAAGTAAAGGGTTAACAAAAATACTTGCAGAACCCAACTTAACTGCACTTAGTGGCCAGTCTGCTGAGTTTTTATCTGGTGGTGAGTATCCAGTGCCTGTTTCAACTGATGATGGTATTACCATCGAATATCGAGATTTTGGTGTGGGTGTTAGCTTTGTACCAACAGTACTTGATTCTGGTAAAATAAACCTAAATCTTAAGGTAATGGTTAGTGAACTTAGTAGCGTCAATAGTGTGACTATCTCAGCATCAGAAACAAGCACATCAACTATCACCCCCTCTTTAATCAAAAGATCAACCGCAACTACGGTTGAACTCGGAGATGGCCAAACTATCGTTATTGGCGGCTTGCTAAGTGATACTCTTCGTGAATCTGTAACTAAATTCCCAGGCCTAGGTGACATTCCTATTTTAGGCCAGTTATTCACAAGCCAAGAGTATTTAAGTGGTCAAACAGAACTGGTTATTATGGTGACACCTCGCTTAGTCAGACCCTTTAATAAAGATGGCATGATATTACCTACCGATGGCTTCGTGCCCGTGTCTGATATGGAATTTTACTTACTCGGTAAAATGACACAGCAAGAGAAACGCTCGGATACCAAGAACCCAAATGATACTTCAGTTACACCAACAAATATCGTCCCCAATTCAGGCGGCACAGAGCAACAGTATGGCCATACTCTCAATTAG
- a CDS encoding TadE/TadG family type IV pilus assembly protein, whose protein sequence is MINDNHSKQQGVYAVEFAIAGSLFFLLLFAVLEIGRLFFTWNVLTEVTRRGARLAAVCYFDTTNIVAFDDMISISLFNDQPIIPNLSAANLQIQYLMDNGTQVLSSVDANFIHFVKVDIINYQHQLLIPGLFLTLDSPTFSTTLPSESLGVTPNTTTLCTPT, encoded by the coding sequence ATGATTAACGACAATCACAGTAAACAACAAGGTGTATATGCTGTGGAGTTTGCTATAGCGGGTAGTTTATTTTTCTTACTTTTATTTGCCGTGTTAGAAATTGGTCGGCTATTTTTCACTTGGAATGTACTAACGGAAGTCACACGACGAGGCGCGAGATTGGCGGCAGTTTGCTATTTTGATACCACCAACATTGTCGCTTTTGATGACATGATCTCGATTTCACTATTCAATGACCAACCCATCATTCCGAACCTTTCAGCAGCAAATTTACAAATTCAATACCTGATGGATAACGGGACTCAAGTACTAAGCTCTGTTGACGCGAATTTCATTCATTTTGTCAAAGTAGATATCATCAATTATCAGCACCAATTATTAATTCCAGGATTATTTCTAACATTAGATTCACCTACATTTTCAACGACATTACCAAGTGAGAGTTTAGGCGTGACACCCAATACGACAACGTTATGTACGCCAACATAA
- a CDS encoding CpaF family protein — MEFVNNQKNDPFSMLTASDMETKQEIFGQLLTQLDLSVLETLPPEIAKEKIANSCYQFLNKQTRPISLDVRQILIKLITDEILGLGPLETLLEDPTIADILVNSYDRIFVERNGKLEQVSVQFYDDKHLLNIIDRIVSSVGRRIDESSPMVDARLKDGSRINAIIPPLALDGPALSIRRFTVDKLQAQQLIDYGSMTQPMADLIQAAVLGKLNILISGGTGSGKTTLLNILSGYIPDNERIITIEDSAELQLQQPHTVRLETRPANIEGKGEVTQRELVKNCLRMRPDRIIIGEVRGSEAIDMLAAMNTGHEGSMTTLHANTPRDGLGRLENMICMAGFDMPIHNIRTQISSAIDLVVQLQRQEDGKRRITSIQEVTGMEGDMITMSEIFTFRREGKNEDGSIKGRYAATGVVPTFARKLKDKGIDIPHSLFTVDMLSNGF; from the coding sequence ATGGAATTTGTAAACAACCAAAAAAACGATCCTTTTAGTATGTTAACAGCTAGCGATATGGAGACCAAACAAGAAATATTTGGTCAATTGTTAACTCAACTTGATCTCTCAGTGCTAGAAACCTTACCCCCTGAGATTGCCAAAGAAAAAATTGCCAATTCTTGTTATCAATTTCTGAATAAACAAACCAGACCAATTAGTCTCGATGTTAGGCAAATTTTAATTAAATTAATCACAGATGAAATATTAGGACTCGGTCCGCTTGAGACCTTACTCGAAGATCCGACAATCGCGGATATTTTAGTCAACAGTTATGACCGAATATTTGTCGAGCGAAATGGGAAATTAGAACAAGTATCAGTTCAATTTTATGATGATAAACATTTATTAAATATCATCGACCGCATCGTATCCAGCGTAGGCAGAAGAATCGATGAGTCATCGCCAATGGTCGACGCCCGGCTCAAAGATGGCAGCCGTATCAATGCCATTATCCCCCCACTTGCGCTTGACGGTCCTGCATTATCAATTCGTCGTTTTACTGTTGATAAGCTACAGGCACAGCAACTTATTGACTATGGTTCGATGACTCAACCGATGGCAGATCTAATTCAAGCGGCTGTATTAGGTAAATTAAACATTTTAATTTCTGGCGGTACGGGTAGTGGTAAAACCACACTATTGAATATTTTGTCCGGATATATACCCGACAATGAGAGAATCATTACCATTGAAGATTCAGCTGAATTACAGCTACAACAACCACATACGGTTAGGTTAGAAACAAGACCTGCGAATATCGAAGGTAAAGGTGAAGTCACCCAACGTGAGTTGGTAAAAAACTGTTTACGGATGCGTCCCGATCGAATTATTATCGGTGAAGTACGTGGCAGCGAAGCGATAGACATGTTAGCTGCGATGAATACGGGTCACGAAGGCTCAATGACAACGCTGCACGCTAACACACCACGTGATGGCTTAGGACGATTAGAAAATATGATATGCATGGCAGGGTTTGATATGCCAATTCATAACATCAGAACTCAAATATCATCGGCCATTGATTTGGTAGTGCAGTTACAACGACAAGAAGATGGCAAGCGTCGTATTACCAGCATCCAAGAGGTCACCGGAATGGAGGGTGACATGATCACTATGTCTGAAATTTTCACTTTCCGACGCGAAGGTAAAAATGAGGATGGCAGCATTAAGGGTAGATATGCCGCTACAGGCGTTGTCCCCACCTTTGCGCGTAAACTCAAAGATAAAGGTATTGACATTCCTCACAGCCTATTCACTGTCGATATGCTGTCCAACGGATTTTAA